Proteins found in one Bactrocera oleae isolate idBacOlea1 chromosome X, idBacOlea1, whole genome shotgun sequence genomic segment:
- the LOC118680459 gene encoding uncharacterized protein produces MSYIKISVIKMAAFQFTSLNLQMAQDYFNNLNLLAQRIASDITTTKSSYGTLWYTLKATQQNEIINETLITPEISLKYLENMSLAASSLSSNSSSSISSCASLSTTSVKHILPSSSKSRGQNYSPNVNNSKTSKSLTDNINLQTQNLLSNTLVARAKHTIQSHQLGKLKPPSCPPPLPPTTTKKLTKTENAEKQKNKLKTNQVKATNEKMNYIYDGINLHTYTAQKVALKIIYDDVLGAYRDEHSQPFSYRTKSQIDLQKQYYEADLDDINLNTNFDYKCPTSNEPRNGNLAENVALTKNSERLQKELKSTFNNHLEISRRNKRLIPISPEVFKIPPAKATQALSSRNFNKCKNKSSKYLLKENVEKHTSEDSFLLDFKPKQSNLNYAVYTDVYFEQYGRLDAVARRRRSFRPVSTLHSGLSRDAS; encoded by the coding sequence ATGAGCTACATAAAAATAAGTGTTATAAAAATGGCCGCTTTCCAGTTTACCTCGTTAAATCTGCAAATGGCAcaagattattttaataatttaaatctaTTAGCTCAGCGTATTGCATCTGATATAACCACTACAAAATCATCATATGGCACGCTTTGGTATACTTTGAAAGCAACTCAACAAAATGAGATCATTAACGAAACTCTAATAACACCTGAAATTTCTTTGAAGTACTTGGAAAATATGTCTCTGGCTGCTTCATCGTTATCATCAAATTCATCTTCGTCTATCTCATCTTGTGCTAGTTTAAGTACAACAAGTGTCAAACATATTTTGCCGTCGTCTTCAAAGAGCAGAGGACAAAATTATTCGCCCAATGTCAATAATAGTAAAACATCGAAATCGTTAactgataatattaatttgcagactcaaaatttattgtcCAACACTTTGGTTGCACGCGCTAAACACACAATACAATCACATCAACTTGGAAAATTAAAACCTCCATCGTGTCCACCGCCACTTCCTCCAACTACAACCAAAAAATTGACGAAAACCGAAAatgctgaaaaacaaaaaaacaaattgaaaacaaatcaaGTAAAGGCTACCAATGAGaaaatgaattatatttatGATGGAATCAACCTCCATACATATACCGCTCAGAAAGTggctctaaaaattatttatgatgaTGTATTAGGGGCATACCGCGATGAACATTCGCAACCTTTCAGTTATCGCACAAAATCACAGATTGATCTACAGAAGCAGTATTATGAAGCTGATTTGGATGACATAAATCTGAACactaattttgattataaatgcccTACTTCAAACGAGCCGAGAAATGGAAATTTGGCTGAAAATGTAGCTCTAACTAAAAACTCTGAACGCTTACAAAAGGAGTTAAAGAGCACCTTTAATAATCATTTGGAGATTTCTAGAAGAAATAAACGACTAATACCTATATCGCCAGAAGTATTCAAGATTCCACCTGCTAAGGCAACTCAAGCgctttcttcacgaaattttaataagtgtaaaaataaatcgagcaaatatttgttgaaagaaaatgttgaaaagcATACATCCGAAGACTCATTTTTACTCGACTTCAAACccaaacaatcaaatttgaattatgccgtatatacagatgtctactttgaacaatatggtcgcctggatgcagtggcacgcagaagaagaagcttcagacctgtcagtacgctgcactccggactatcacgggatgcctcttga
- the LOC138855678 gene encoding uncharacterized protein yields MSYIKISVIKMAAFQFTSLNLQMAQDYFNNLNLLAQRIASDITTTKSSYGTLWYTWKATQQNEIINETLITPEISLKYLENMSLSASSLSSNSSSSISSCASLSTTSVKHILPSSSKSRGQNYSPNVNNSKTSNSLTDNINLQTQNLLSNTLVARAKHTIQSHQLGKLKPPSSPPPLPPTTTKKLTKTENSEKQKNKLKTNQVKATNEKTNYIYDGINLHTYTAQKVALKMIYDDVLGAYRDEHSQPFSYRTKSQIDLQKQYYEADLDDINLNTNFDYKCPTSNEPRNGNLAENVALTKNSERLQKELKSTFNNHLEISRKKKRLIPISPEVFKIPPAKATQALSSRNFNKCKNKSSKYLLKENVEKHTSEDSFLLDFKPKQSNLNYAVYTDVYFEQYGRLDAVARRRRSFRPVSTLHSGLSRDAS; encoded by the coding sequence ATGAGCTACATAAAAATAAGTGTTATAAAAATGGCCGCTTTCCAGTTTACCTCGTTAAATCTGCAAATGGCAcaagattattttaataatttaaatctaTTAGCTCAGCGTATTGCATCTGATATAACCACTACAAAATCATCATATGGCACGCTCTGGTATACTTGGAAAGCAACTCAACAAAATGAGATCATTAACGAAACTCTAATAACACCGGAAATTTCTTTGAAGTACTTGGAAAATATGTCTCTGTCTGCTTCATCGTTATCATCAAATTCATCTTCGTCTATCTCATCTTGTGCTAGTTTAAGTACAACAAGTGTCAAACATATTTTGCCGTCGTCTTCAAAGAGCAGAGGACAAAATTATTCGCCCAATGTCAATAATAGTAAAACATCGAATTCGTTAactgataatattaatttgcagactcaaaatttattgtcCAACACTTTGGTTGCACGCGCTAAACACACAATACAATCACATCAACTTGGAAAATTAAAACCTCCATCGTCTCCACCGCCACTTCCTCCAACTACAACCAAAAAATTGACGAAAACCGAAAAttctgaaaaacaaaaaaacaaattgaaaacaaatcaaGTAAAGGCTACCAATGAGAAAACGAATTATATTTATGATGGAATCAACCTCCATACATATACCGCTCAGAAAGTGGCTCTAAAAATGATTTATGATGATGTATTAGGGGCATACCGCGATGAACATTCGCAACCTTTCAGTTATCGCACTAAATCACAGATTGATCTACAGAAGCAGTATTATGAAGCTGATTTGGATGACATAAATCTGAACactaattttgattataaatgcccTACTTCAAACGAGCCGAGAAATGGAAATTTGGCTGAAAATGTAGCTCTAACTAAAAACTCTGAACGCTTACAAAAGGAGTTAAAGAGCACCTTTAATAATCATTTGGAgatttctagaaaaaaaaaacgactaaTACCTATATCGCCAGAAGTATTCAAGATTCCACCTGCTAAGGCAACTCAAGCgctttcttcacgaaattttaataagtgtaaaaataaatcgagcaaatatttgttgaaagaaaatgttgaaaagcATACATCCGAAGACTCATTTTTACTCGACTTCAAACccaaacaatcaaatttgaattatgccgtatatacagatgtctactttgaacaatatggtcgcctggatgcagtggcacgcagaagaagaagcttcagacctgtcagtacgctgcactccggactatcacgggatgcctcttga